The following are encoded in a window of Pseudomonas sp. JQ170C genomic DNA:
- a CDS encoding MFS transporter, which yields MSSTSLNPAVASASVARQASPLVMRVIGACALAHLINDLIQAVLPSIYPILKANYGLSFTQIGLITLTFQLTASLLQPWVGYHTDRHPKPWLLPTGMLCTLVGILMLAFVGSFSAILLASALVGIGSSTFHPEASRVARLASGGRYGLAQSTFQVGGNAGSAFGPLLAAAIVIPYGQGHVAWFGLFAVFAIAVLYGLSRWYRHHLDLFKLKQGSQATHGLSKGRVTFALVVLALLVFSKYFYMTSLTSYFTFYLIEKFDVSIANSQLYLFLFLGAVAAGTFFGGPIGDRIGRKAVIWFSILGAAPFTLALPYVDLFWTGVLSMIIGFILASAFSAIVVFAQELVPGNVGMIAGVFFGLMFGFGGIGAALLGHLADSQGIEAVYRLCAYLPLLGVLTILLPSTKGV from the coding sequence ATGTCCTCCACCAGCCTCAACCCAGCCGTGGCCAGCGCCTCGGTTGCCCGCCAAGCCAGCCCCTTGGTGATGCGGGTCATCGGTGCCTGTGCCCTCGCCCACCTGATCAATGACTTGATCCAGGCGGTGCTGCCGTCGATCTACCCCATCCTCAAGGCCAACTATGGCCTGAGCTTCACCCAGATCGGCCTGATCACCCTGACCTTCCAGCTCACCGCCTCGTTGCTACAGCCCTGGGTGGGCTATCACACCGACCGCCATCCCAAGCCCTGGCTGCTCCCCACCGGCATGCTGTGCACCTTGGTCGGCATCCTGATGCTGGCCTTCGTCGGCAGCTTTTCGGCGATCCTGCTGGCTTCGGCGCTGGTGGGCATCGGCTCCTCGACCTTTCACCCGGAGGCGTCGCGGGTGGCACGCCTGGCCTCCGGCGGCCGCTACGGGCTGGCGCAGTCGACCTTCCAGGTGGGCGGTAACGCCGGCAGCGCCTTCGGGCCGTTGCTGGCGGCAGCCATCGTCATTCCCTATGGCCAGGGCCATGTCGCCTGGTTCGGCCTGTTCGCCGTGTTCGCCATTGCCGTGCTGTACGGCCTGAGCCGCTGGTACCGCCACCACCTGGACCTGTTCAAGCTCAAGCAGGGCAGCCAGGCGACCCACGGGCTGTCCAAGGGCCGAGTGACCTTTGCCCTGGTGGTACTGGCGTTGCTGGTGTTCTCCAAGTACTTCTACATGACCAGCCTGACCAGTTATTTCACCTTCTACCTGATCGAGAAGTTCGACGTATCGATTGCCAACTCGCAGCTGTACCTGTTCCTGTTCCTGGGGGCGGTGGCGGCGGGCACCTTCTTTGGCGGGCCGATTGGCGACAGGATCGGGCGCAAGGCGGTGATCTGGTTCTCGATCCTGGGGGCTGCGCCTTTCACCCTGGCGTTGCCTTACGTGGACCTGTTCTGGACCGGCGTGCTGAGCATGATCATCGGCTTCATCCTGGCCTCGGCATTCTCGGCCATTGTGGTGTTTGCCCAGGAGTTGGTGCCGGGGAACGTCGGCATGATTGCGGGGGTGTTTTTCGGCCTGATGTTCGGCTTTGGCGGGATTGGTGCGGCGCTGCTGGGGCACTTGGCGGACAGCCAGGGAATCGAGGCGGTGTACCGGTTGTGCGCTTACCTGCCGTTGTTGGGGGTGTTGACGATTCTGCTGCCTTCGACCAAAGGGGTGTGA